In a single window of the Atlantibacter hermannii genome:
- the kefF_1 gene encoding putative NAD(P)H dehydrogenase → MNVLIVYAHPEPQSLNGALKNAMVGQLTALGHQVQVSDLYAMNWKASLDAADFTLDHQGKPFDPAEDSKLGYQQGLQTPDITREQEKLCRADTVIFQFPLWWFTMPAIMKGWFERVYAYGFAYGVGEHSDSHWGDRYGEGNMAGKRAMLVVTAGGWESHYHPRGINGGIDDILFPIHHGMLWYPGFDVLPPHLIYRARKMDQARFQMECEKLEARMKTLEQTAPLPFRRQNFGDYAIPSLILKPELAEGESGFGVHLQR, encoded by the coding sequence ATGAATGTATTGATTGTCTATGCCCACCCGGAACCCCAATCGCTCAATGGCGCACTTAAAAACGCGATGGTCGGCCAGCTTACCGCGCTGGGCCACCAGGTTCAGGTATCGGATCTGTATGCCATGAACTGGAAAGCCTCGCTGGATGCGGCGGATTTTACCCTTGATCATCAGGGCAAGCCGTTCGATCCCGCAGAGGATTCAAAACTGGGTTATCAGCAGGGATTACAGACTCCTGATATCACCCGCGAGCAGGAAAAACTGTGCCGGGCGGATACGGTGATTTTCCAGTTCCCGCTGTGGTGGTTCACCATGCCTGCCATTATGAAAGGCTGGTTTGAGCGGGTGTATGCCTATGGTTTCGCCTATGGCGTAGGGGAGCACTCAGACAGCCACTGGGGCGATCGCTACGGCGAAGGCAACATGGCTGGCAAGCGCGCCATGCTGGTGGTGACGGCAGGCGGCTGGGAGAGTCATTACCACCCGCGCGGTATCAACGGCGGTATTGATGACATTCTGTTCCCCATCCATCACGGTATGCTGTGGTATCCGGGGTTTGACGTTCTGCCGCCGCACCTGATTTACCGTGCCCGCAAGATGGATCAGGCGCGTTTTCAGATGGAGTGCGAGAAGCTGGAGGCGCGGATGAAAACCCTTGAACAGACAGCACCGCTGCCGTTTCGTCGTCAAAACTTCGGCGATTACGCGATCCCGTCGTTAATTCTGAAGCCGGAGCTGGCGGAAGGGGAGAGCGGATTTGGCGTCCATTTGCAACGCTGA
- the hemL gene encoding glutamate-1-semialdehyde 2,1-aminomutase, with the protein MSKSEHLYAAARELIPGGVNSPVRAFTGVGGTPLFIERADGAYLYDADGKAYIDYVGSWGPMVLGHNHPAIRNAVIEAAQRGLSFGAPTEMEVKMAQLVTELVPTMDMVRMVNSGTEATMSAIRLARGYTHRDKIIKFEGCYHGHADCLLVKAGSGALTLGQPNSPGVPADFAKHTLTCTYNDLASVREAFELYPQDIACIIVEPVAGNMNCIPPQPDFLPGLRALCDEFGALLIIDEVMTGFRVALAGAQSYYDVEPDLTCLGKIIGGGMPVGAFGGRREIMEALAPTGPVYQAGTLSGNPIAMAAGYACLTEVAQPGIHATLTNLTTRLAEGLREAAQQAGIPLVVNHVGGMFGLFFTDAPTVTCYQDVLGCDVERFKRFFHLMLEEGVYLAPSAFEAGFMSVAHSEEDIDNTIDAARQVFAKL; encoded by the coding sequence ATGAGTAAGTCTGAACATCTCTACGCTGCCGCTCGCGAGCTTATCCCTGGCGGGGTTAATTCACCGGTACGCGCCTTTACCGGCGTAGGGGGCACGCCGCTTTTCATTGAACGCGCAGATGGGGCTTACCTTTATGACGCCGACGGCAAAGCCTATATCGACTACGTGGGCTCCTGGGGGCCGATGGTGCTGGGTCATAACCACCCCGCTATCCGCAACGCCGTGATCGAAGCGGCCCAGCGCGGATTAAGCTTTGGCGCGCCGACCGAGATGGAAGTCAAAATGGCGCAGCTGGTCACCGAGCTGGTGCCCACCATGGATATGGTGCGGATGGTTAACTCCGGCACCGAAGCCACCATGAGCGCCATCCGTCTGGCACGCGGCTATACCCATCGCGACAAAATCATCAAATTCGAAGGCTGCTATCACGGTCACGCCGACTGTCTGCTGGTGAAAGCAGGCTCCGGCGCGTTGACCCTGGGCCAGCCCAATTCGCCAGGCGTACCCGCGGATTTCGCTAAGCACACCCTGACCTGCACTTATAACGATTTGGCCTCCGTGCGCGAGGCTTTCGAGCTGTATCCGCAGGATATCGCCTGCATCATCGTAGAGCCGGTCGCCGGCAATATGAACTGCATCCCGCCGCAGCCAGACTTCCTGCCTGGCTTGCGCGCATTGTGTGATGAGTTCGGCGCGCTGCTGATTATCGATGAAGTGATGACCGGTTTCCGCGTGGCGCTGGCGGGCGCGCAGTCTTATTACGATGTAGAACCGGATTTAACCTGCCTGGGCAAAATCATCGGCGGTGGTATGCCGGTGGGCGCATTCGGCGGACGTCGGGAAATCATGGAAGCGCTGGCCCCGACCGGCCCGGTTTATCAGGCGGGAACGCTGTCCGGTAACCCCATCGCGATGGCGGCGGGTTATGCCTGCCTGACCGAGGTGGCGCAACCGGGCATTCATGCCACGCTGACCAATCTGACCACGCGTCTGGCGGAAGGCTTGCGTGAAGCAGCCCAGCAAGCCGGTATCCCGCTGGTGGTTAACCACGTCGGCGGCATGTTCGGCCTGTTCTTCACCGATGCACCGACCGTCACCTGCTATCAGGATGTGCTGGGCTGCGACGTGGAGCGCTTTAAGCGTTTCTTCCACCTGATGCTGGAAGAAGGGGTCTATCTGGCGCCGTCCGCGTTTGAAGCGGGCTTTATGTCCGTGGCGCACAGCGAAGAAGATATCGACAATACCATCGATGCCGCGCGTCAGGTGTTTGCGAAGCTGTAA